The genomic DNA acaaaggaactctggagctgtcagagtgaccatcgggttcttggtcacctccctgaccaaggtccttctcccccaattgctcagtttggccgggcggccagcgttaggaagagtcttggtggttccaaacttcttctatttaagaatgatggaggccactgttcttggggaccttcaatgcagcagaaatgttttggtactcttccccagatttgtgcttTGACAtagtcctgtctctgagctctacggacaattccttcgacctcatggcagaggttttgctctgacatgcactgtcactgacaggtgtgtgcttttccaaatcatgtccaatcaattgaatttaccacaggtggactccaatcaagttgtactgtagaaacatctcaaggatgatcaatggaaacaggatgcaccggagctcaatttcgagtctcatagcaaagggtctggatgcttatgtaaataagttatttcagtTAACTAAGTCCCCACTCTTCCCTTTCCTTCATATCAGGGCTAAAGACATCCATACTGAACCAGTGGCTGGAGGACGACTTTGAGTGGCCCGACAGGCCAACTACGAGTGGCGACTTGGTTGGTTCAAGTAGTACCACGGTCCTAACAGGTAAACTGTCTAAAGCTTGCTCTGCTATCATAGGTTGTTGCTATAATTGTGTTTTAACCCCCTGGAGTCAAATTATTGGACGAAACATTGAATTTGACGCAATGCTATTAGCCCCTAGAAAtgtattgaataacagattcatacatggaaaaacagagtccaaaaaacattttttttaattgagacATATCTGAGAAACATAAGAtcaggatgttttttttttattgtaacaCCTTTTCTTTTTGCCATTAGGAACagctgctttttccatgacatagactgaccaggtgaaagctgtgattccctaattgatatcacttgttaaatccacttcaaccagtgttgatgaaagggaggagacaggttaaataaggatttttaagccttggattacTTGtgcgtgccattcagagggtcaatgggcaagacaaaatatttatgtgcctttgaacagggtatggtagtaggtgccaggcgcaccagtttgagtgtgtcacgaactgcaatgctgctgggtttttcacactcaacagttttccgtgtgtcaagaatggtccaccgcccAGAAGACAtccacacaactgtgggaagcattggagccaacatgggccagcatgttgacaccttgtagaatccatgccctgacctgaggctgttctgagggcaaaaaggggcaTTCATTTTTATAAACTCGTACCGGGCTACtttcagatgagtcttgtgagcGTCCTGGACCGACGTGtatgtgttcgtgagagtctcaccttccCAAAGAGGgttcatattagtgtgtagcccaaactgttcggatgctgcagacagaagttggcagattggcAGTACCGAATTCAGACGAGtctgacacttgtgggggtcgtagagcaaaacagagaacaccattgtgtgtgtgagagtgtcatCTTTCCATAAAGGggttataatagtttgtaggacgttcggacgctacagacgtttttgtgaaGACCGatttttcaggatgtctcatggtcagACAAACACAGGCTGTAGCGCTGCCACCTTTCGCCGCAAGTGCAGAAGGCCAAAACAGAAGGCCAGcagtgttgagatgcagcccatgcaacaacaaaaaaagcttaCAGATTTTtatgtgtatttaaaaaaaaaaaaatgatgctAATTATATCCATGTGGGCGCAGACATCAACTCTAGTTAAAGGGATAATATGCCATTGTTATACAAAGTATTTGACTTTAAAAGTGTGGCATAACACCTTCACCTTCCCCCAAAAAGTTTTTATTAATTATCCTCATCAGTAGAGTACTTGGCCTGGTTTAAAACATGATTAGCTTGGGGGACCATTTGTAAATGTAATTTTTCTCCCCTATCATAGAGAATAACCCTAACTCACCTTATGGTGGCCGAGTGGGCTTGCAGTACGAGGCAGAGGGAGACTCCTCCAATGTCTCCATACCATGGAACACAGGCACAGTTGGGGATTCTATTCAAGCTATACTAGATGCCATCTCCTGACGTTGTGCCCCTTGAGCAAGTCACTTAAACACTTTCTCAAGGggttaaaaagcaacaaaaaCATGATAAATAAAATTGGACAGTAAAGCTTTGTTCTTACTCTTTCTTCTCCTATAAAAGGTGTCCAGGGAGAGGTTTGAGACCATCTACCAGTTCCTGGTGGGCTGATAGGGACGCCATACAAGACATACAAACACCTGAACCGACCGACCTCTTCAGGGCAACGTTTTGCTTTGAGTGACCCTGGCAGCCAATCAAAGGCGGAAAGAAGGACAGAATGCGGCATTTAAAgtgtattatatactgtatttcttTGTCGTCAAAATTTGCAAAAAATAGTCTAGCACTTTTGGAATTTCTGATGCTCCCAGAATGTCTAACTTTCATTTCGTGGACTGTTAGCAAGCTGGACAAaagtgaagagactataaatgaaAGTCCAATATAATTTCTACAAACGTTTGATTTGGTTTTAGTAATTTCAATGTCGATTGACACCGTTTTGCTgcgacaaaaaaaacaaacattttcagaTTGTATAGGCTCGCGGGCCTTGAGTTTGACAAGTGGGCTACATTGTCATTCAACCGGTTAAAAAAAGCTGTAAAATACATTATACTGTGGTTGCACTTTATAAACTGGTGTACTTTCATGGTAAATTACTACATAGGGATACTATGGAGGAGCTAATGTTGACTTTAAAAACCTATTCCATAGTTAAATACCTTTTTTCAATATTGCCTGACCGTTTATGATCAGCAGACCGGAGATAAAGTCACTCTGAGATGTCTTGGCTCATCCTTTAAATCAGTGTTTCATCGACCACCGGGAAAAAAACAGACTGGAACAAGATCTGTATTGGAAGGTCTCCTCTTTGGGAGCGAAGACTGAATGAAACAGCAAAAACTGTTTTACCAATGATATGATGCAACTTGTGCCAGTTTGACAATTAGCAGTACTCATTTTTAACGTTGGTACTAAAGCTAATGAATAATGTTGTAATATCACATGTATATAATAACATGGCCTAACAACGTGTCTGTATACAGAGAACAGATATTGAACACTCAAAACATCTTTGAAATGTGTAATAAAAACAAAGATTTATTTCCTGACTCATTTTTGTAAACTGCATAATATCAAAGCAACCAAAAATGACAAACCACAATCAAATGAACCATGAATGAAGGTTAAAGTGAGACATTTCTAATTAAAGAACTTAAGTACTGCTGTACTAATCCAAGGCTTTAGAACATTCTATGAAATCCTCAAGTTGTCAGCTATTTTGTTTTTTCCGTCTCAAAATATAAAACAAAATGGAGGCTACTGTAACACAACCTCGTCCAGCGACTGGATCTGTTTCCGTGCCAACAGTTTCAAAGGCACCATGAAGGGGTTAAGGGGACAGAGTCCCGCCTTCTCCCAGTCAGATTTTCTTTGCGTAGCCGTCGCTGACTTTGCTGACGCGTCATTGGTCGAGGGCGTTTGTCCCTGGGCTTGTCCATTGCCCTGTGAAGGCGCGACAGTCTCAGTTCCCGCTCTTTCCTCTGTACTCCCCTGCAACGGCACAGCCCCATCCTTAGCAACGGAATTGGAACACCCGGCGACCAGGTTGACAGGCACCACCGTTGCTGCCACACCCTGATTGGTTGAAGTGCATTCCATCCCATCACTTCCCAGACCATCTGGGATTCCACTAATagccacacctcttcctccttctaCCTGACTCCCCTGTTGTACTTGAAGTGGGGCCCCCACCTTGTCACCAGCATCTAGACTTGGGGGCGTTGTCACAGCAACAAGTATTGCTCCTCCATCTGTTGCTCCATCTTGTCTTCTTTGATCTCCTGCTGCTGAGGACCAGGGCCTCCCAGTACCGGTGCCCTCCTGGGTCACTTTAGGAACAGGGGCTGAGAACCGTTCATGGACCTAGGGGTGAGAAGAAAACAGAGTAATGTTGTCAAATATATCTCAAAAGGGAGAGATGGTGGAAAGAATATATTAAAAAGAGAAAACGTAAGATGGTGGAGAGGTCTGACTAGCAAAAGGGCAAACTCCCTCACACAGAAATGAGTGAGGTGGAGATCACCCATCCGCAATTCTAGGCCTGGGCCCATACTCACAAAGGGTCTCAAagttggagtgctgatctaggatcaggtcccaacTCTTATTCCTTGCTAAATTAAAAAGCTAAACTGATCATAGAGCTGCACTAATACTTTGTGGATAAAGTCCCAGGTCTTATTCATTATGAATTAAaaagctaaactgatcctagatcagctgggCAATCTGATCTTAGATCTGTAGTTGAGTGTACAGTACCTGGAGCAGGTGGTGCTGCAGTCTGGCACAGTCCAGGAGGGGGAGCTCTTCAGGCAGAGACATCAGCAGGTCCAGTATTATAGCACTTTCTGGGGAAAAAGAAGTCAAAGAAGAATTGGAACAAGAAGAAGATTATGATGAGGAAATGGGACAGACTGGCCAATCTTTTTGCAACATATGAATGTGACAGAGCAATGTGACCACATTGGAAATAGCCTAGTGCTCTAATGTGTTATCCTCTTGACCCAAATGCATCTTTACAAGCAATTGGTTGTATAacaagcagggttggggtcaattccatttcaatcccGGTATATTCCAGAACTACACAGAAATTCCAATTATCTTCAACGCTTTTCAAATGGGAATATGAACAATTAAAATTTGGAcgactttctgaattgactggaatttaaaatggaattgatcccaaccctggtaAGACATGTAGAAAGAAAGAAACCAGATTATCGACTGTCATAAGGTAAAAAGTGTATAACTTACACCCCACCCAAACAATAGCTATCATCTCACCCATAGGAGTCAGTTTGAAGCATTCACTCTGCACATGGACCGTACTTAAGAACCGATAGATCTTCTCAAAGTCCACAATGCTCCCCAGGCCTGTGTATCTAGGTGTGTTCTCATCCGCATGTTTACTTTTCCTTGGCCCAGCCCCGGGATGCTGAGGCTGCGGCCTAATAGAGGAGGCTGCAGCAGAGGGCTGTTGTTGTTTTGACACATCGGCAGGGGCAGGAGAGGACATCACTGCCAGCTGAGTGGAAGGGACGTTGGACATGGTCTGCCCATGCGCGCCACCTTGTGCCACCGACTGGGACTGCAGTGTTGTAGTAGGACCAGACGATGAGGCAGAAAGGGACTGTACAGGCATTTGTACTGTAAGCACAGTGGAAATGGCAGACCCTTCTTGAATCTGACTGAGGATGCTGGAGTTAGAGCAACCAGGCTGGGGTAGGGCTCCAACCGTAGAGGCTGGTGTAGTGGTCCTGCCTCTCTGTTTGGATGCGCCAGAACCGGGGTTCATTGTGGACGGCTGGGTGGCAGGAACACCAGAGACTGGTACAGAGACTGCAGGTGGTGGTTGGGGTGTAGAAGCAATGTTAAACACTATAGGGCTGTTAGATACCCCTGAGGGGGCTGTTTTTTTTTGGGAGATAGGGGTGGGTATGGGTCTAGGTGGGATGGTCTTGAAGTTGGAGCGTTGTTGCTTAGGGAGGTAGTCTTCTCGAGGCGGGTCCGAGTTGGTCAGGCTGCCGGGCTCTGTGGCTGAGATGACTAGCATCTGGAGAGAAGattgagggagaagggaagagagcgatagaggggagatgagagagagagagggagagtttgtAACTTTCAATCTTGAATATGTCTAGACTATCATCTAAATATTTAAgcctagtcaaatcaaatgttattggtcgcatacacatatgtagcagatgttattgtgggtgtagcgaaatgcttgtgttcctagctccaacagtgcagtagtatctaacaattcaaaaatatacacaaatctaaaagtaaaataatggaattaagaaatatataaatattaggacgagcaatgtcagagtggcattgacagTAGAATCGAATACATTATatattgccagcagcataccaccctgcatactactgctggcttgcttctgaagctaagcaggtttggtcctggtcagttcctggatgggagaccagatgctgttggaagtggtgttgaagggccagtaggaggcactttttcccctggtctaaaaaaaaaaatatcccactgcccagatgggacgttaaacgggtgtgaTTAAAGCCGGCTAGTGATGTTTTAGTCCAATCAAACATTCACCTAATAATCCTCAGTTCACCCCTGTTTTAGTGATGTTTTAGTCCATACTTTGTTTTTCTAACATAATTGCCCCTTTTGAGATACTTTCACCTTCCCTTGAAAGACGTGGTattgtgtaatatatatatataaatgaacaGACCTGAGCGAAGGCTGAGGTAATGGGTTCCTCCAGAGCTCCAGCCATATCATGGGCCAGTTCAGCCCACAGCTGGATGGGCTTCAGGGCTGCCTTCTGCTCAGACCTCTGCTTCTTCACCTGGCCCACCACCGCTCTCAGCACACGCATCATCAGACACTCCAACTGGGACTGGATCTGGGAGGGAGAGTGGATGGAAGAGAAACACTAATTGGTGTGTTGTGTATGAACGTACGATACAGAACTGGACACACACGcgcagctaaccttgtggggacatacaattcagtcccattcaacatcctattttccctaaccctaaatcgaaccttaacccaaaaacctaaccttaaccccccaGAAATAGCATTTAACCTTATGGGAACCAACATAATGTCCCCAGTTGTCAAATGTTGGTTTACTAttcttgagagagaggagagagacagaaagagagagagagagagacagaaagagagagagacagaaagagagagagagacagaaagagagagacagaaagagagagagacagaaatacatcGCTCACATGCTCAATGAATGATCGTGACCTCAATTTGTAATGCACTTCCTAGCTAACTTACTTCTTCTCTGGACTGCTTGGGAAGTTTTTCGTGCAGGGCCTCTAGGTCTATTGCCCCGTGAATCCCGCCAGTCATCTTGTTCTGCTTGTTGAGGCACCGCAGCAGGACCTGTTGCTCCGTCCGACTCCATCCCGTGCACGCGAACTTTGGTTTTCGCTTCGAGATAGTCTTTTCGGTCTTCTTGTTCACATAGCGCGTCGGTTGTATTCGAGAACGAGAGGGCGGCTTCATTGTGTTAGCTAGGTAGCAACGTTTAGTTGGATGGAAGACAAACAATTAGACAAGAGCTATCGTAGCTAGCACTGGTCCACGCGCATGCGTCGGATTTCCAATTAGCGTTACGCGCTGACGTATTCACGTGGACCAGAGCTAGTCTGGCGGTATACAATGTGCTCAAGTCGTTTTCCTATTTTGGAGTAATGGCACCctgtacagacagagacaacTTATCCAGCAACACATTTGCTTTGATGAAAGGATATAGTAAAATGGAACGCGACAAAAGAGTGCAGAGGCAACTCGTTGTCGTCGCGCGAAAGACCAGTGTTAGCTTGCTAACTACAAAGCTATCCTTGTCCCAGTCCctaaattatagtttgttatCGACGTGATAAAGTGCAAGTAGATACCTGTAAATGTTGCGTTTTACCCGGAAAGAGTGAATCCTGTTCTGTTTCTATACCTAACCTTGACAACACGTTTTCTGCTCAAGAATCAATACACTACGGACTGCCGCAGGTTAAAAAAAGTACGAACAATGTACCACTCGAGAAACGCGTTCTGGAAATACAAACTACATTTTGTAATGATGTGACTTTTGCACATTAAAGAAAATGTATCATAGATTATAGTCGTATATGAAATATAATTCTTTATGAAAatttaaacaaagaaaaaaacattggcAGCGGTGGGATTCGAACCCACGCCCCCGAAGAGACTGGAGCCTTAATCcagcgccttagaccgctcgGCCACGCTACCGGTGCGCACAGCATGAATGTATAAGTTTATGTTTCATTTCTTTAAATTCATCTGACTCGCTAATGAAGACCAGCAGACATATCCCACCAtttacactacataaccaaatgtatgtggacacctttgctgatataacaacctccactcttctgggaatgctttccattagatgttggaacagtactgcagggacttgtttccattcagtcacaagagcgttagtgaggtcgggcactgatgttggacgattaggcctggcagccagtcgacgttccaattcatcccaaaggtgtttgatggggttgaggtcagggttctatgcagcccagtcaagttcttccacaccaatctccacaaaccatttctgtatttttCCTACTTTGTGCACCAGGCAGTAgctgtgtgtgggtaaaatcactggggaagcaaAGCCACCCATATTACTTGCTATGTGTTGTAATAGTTCAATAATTTATTCAAATGCCTTGCGAATGTGATATTGGCCTAGAgactgagacaataagaagacacagtggcagaataaattcactGCACCTTTATTTGATCATAaaaagtccacaaagcatattgcatgtggGTGATTTTGCAAATACGGGCCTTTATGTGTCTCAGGGTTAGATCTTTAATAcaacattttcatttagatttgtttatttCGCATTAAGTAGAGACTAAAATAACCTTGCATTTTTCAgctttcaaaatgtttttttattttattttctaaagTATTTCATGTCTGTATTTCCCTGTTTTGCACTATTTTTGTCCTGTCTCACACCCAGACACTTTACATTCTGTATGTACTACACTCATAAAAGTCTTGATAATTATAACATTTTTAATGCACTTGTTGTATttaggatcggaccctttttttaaattttcgcctaaaatgacatacccaaatctaactgcctgtcacgccctggccttagttatctttgttttctttattattttggttaggccagggtgtgaaatgggtgatttatgtgttttgtcttgtctagggttttttgtagatttatggggttgtgttcttttaggtgtctatgtaagtctatggttgcctggattggttctcaaacagaggcaggtgtttatggttgtctctgattgggagccatatttaggcagtcaTATTctttgtgtattttgtgggtgattgtttcctgtctttgtgttttatgcaccagttaggactgttacggttttcacgtttattgttttgtagtttgttcatgtttgagttttcttattaaaaaaccatgaactataaccacgctgcgttttggtccgcctctccttcccaggaagaaagccgtgacactgcctgtagttcaggacctgaagcaaggatatgcatattcttgataccatttgaaaggaaacactttgacgtttgtagaaatgtgaaattaatataggagaatataacacattagatctggtaagagacaatacaaacaaaaaaaaacatttttttcaatattttttaaaaatcatctttgaaatgcaagagaaatgccataatataatattggAGTTTAGGCGCAATTTACATTTTGGCACTAGatggtgtgcaaagtttcagattgatccaATGAAGCGTTGCAATActgcacaatattttgtatcaagtctgcccaaatgtgcagaATTGGTATGTAACTATAGAGAATATACACAAATGATATGGTAATACAAAATTTAAGttaacacactcccaggaatgtcatacatgatggatcattagctcattcactaactttcacacatctaagtggtgggtgtggagccagagacagcaggggttcaaactgtagaaatcagttcctacatttgaatataaaaaaatatttgatcaaacaaatctatgctacatttt from Oncorhynchus tshawytscha isolate Ot180627B linkage group LG15, Otsh_v2.0, whole genome shotgun sequence includes the following:
- the snapc2 gene encoding snRNA-activating protein complex subunit 2, which codes for MKPPSRSRIQPTRYVNKKTEKTISKRKPKFACTGWSRTEQQVLLRCLNKQNKMTGGIHGAIDLEALHEKLPKQSREEIQSQLECLMMRVLRAVVGQVKKQRSEQKAALKPIQLWAELAHDMAGALEEPITSAFAQMLVISATEPGSLTNSDPPREDYLPKQQRSNFKTIPPRPIPTPISQKKTAPSGVSNSPIVFNIASTPQPPPAVSVPVSGVPATQPSTMNPGSGASKQRGRTTTPASTVGALPQPGCSNSSILSQIQEGSAISTVLTVQMPVQSLSASSSGPTTTLQSQSVAQGGAHGQTMSNVPSTQLAVMSSPAPADVSKQQQPSAAASSIRPQPQHPGAGPRKSKHADENTPRYTGLGSIVDFEKIYRFLSTVHVQSECFKLTPMESAIILDLLMSLPEELPLLDCARLQHHLLQVHERFSAPVPKVTQEGTGTGRPWSSAAGDQRRQDGATDGGAILVAVTTPPSLDAGDKVGAPLQVQQGSQVEGGRGVAISGIPDGLGSDGMECTSTNQGVAATVVPVNLVAGCSNSVAKDGAVPLQGSTEERAGTETVAPSQGNGQAQGQTPSTNDASAKSATATQRKSDWEKAGLCPLNPFMVPLKLLARKQIQSLDEVVLQ